In Amycolatopsis methanolica 239, a single genomic region encodes these proteins:
- a CDS encoding YciI family protein, producing the protein MGKFITIGYGDSEGYERTAEEVRAAAHEHDSRLRAGGAEMGIAGEPVQVRNHDAAGTQVTPGPFLRSDLPVAGFAIIEADTLEEATRMVAGTPCAVAHGVVEVWPLQR; encoded by the coding sequence ATGGGGAAGTTCATCACGATCGGCTACGGGGACAGCGAAGGCTACGAGCGGACCGCCGAGGAGGTGCGGGCGGCCGCCCACGAGCACGACTCCCGGTTACGCGCCGGCGGGGCCGAGATGGGGATCGCGGGCGAGCCGGTGCAGGTGCGCAACCACGACGCGGCCGGGACCCAGGTGACACCGGGCCCGTTCCTGCGGTCGGACCTGCCGGTCGCCGGGTTCGCGATCATCGAGGCCGACACGCTGGAGGAGGCGACGCGGATGGTGGCCGGCACGCCGTGCGCGGTGGCCCACGGGGTGGTCGAGGTGTGGCCGCTGCAGCGCTGA
- a CDS encoding M3 family metallopeptidase — MTPDNPFSQASDLPYGLPPFDRIADEHFGPAFEAGLAEHAAEIEAIAGNPEPATFENTIVALDTSGRLLQRVSSVFFNLTSSDTNSARQELQAEIAPKLAAHSDAIHLNPALFARVKELYDRRDQLGLDEESAWLLERTYTDFQRAGAGLDESQQAKLRVLNEELSTLSTRFQENLLRDTNDLAVLVEDPAELAGLSDGTIAAAREAAASRGVEGYLLTLNLPTSQPLLSALENRALRERLFTASISRGNRGNENDNSAVLARIVQLRAEKAALLGHPNHAAYVISDETARTAEAAVGLLERLAPVAVANARRDAAELQTYLGQDHPGATLEPWDWAFYAERVRKAKFDLDDATLRPYFELDRVVRDGVLFAASKLYGLRFTERHDLPVYHPDVRVFEVFDADGSPLGLFLGDYYTRDSKRGGAWMNTFVDQSHLLGERPVVVNNLNIAKPPAGEPTLLTFDEVTTLFHEFGHALHALVSDVRYPKFSGTNVPRDFVEYPSQVNEMWMLWPEVLANYAKHHETGEPLPQRLVERLEESAQYGQPFATTEYLAASLLDQAWHGLGTEDAVGDLASFEAAALEKAGVAVPAIPPRYRSTYFAHVFSGGYSAGYYSYIWSEVLDADTVEWFKENGGLRRENGDHFRATLLSRGGSGDPMGFFRAFRGRDPEIAPLLARRGLTGA; from the coding sequence ATGACACCGGACAACCCGTTCTCGCAGGCGAGCGACCTGCCCTACGGTCTGCCCCCGTTCGACCGGATCGCCGACGAGCACTTCGGCCCGGCGTTCGAGGCCGGCTTGGCCGAGCACGCCGCGGAGATCGAGGCCATCGCAGGCAACCCGGAGCCGGCGACCTTCGAGAACACGATCGTGGCCCTGGACACCTCGGGGCGCCTGCTGCAGCGCGTCTCGTCGGTGTTCTTCAACCTCACCTCCTCCGACACCAATTCGGCGCGGCAAGAGCTGCAGGCCGAGATCGCGCCGAAGCTGGCCGCCCATTCCGACGCCATCCACCTGAACCCGGCGCTGTTCGCCCGCGTCAAGGAGCTGTACGACCGGCGCGACCAGCTGGGGCTGGACGAGGAGTCGGCGTGGCTGCTGGAGCGCACCTACACCGACTTCCAGCGCGCCGGCGCCGGGCTCGACGAGAGCCAGCAGGCCAAGTTGCGGGTGCTCAACGAGGAACTGTCCACGTTGTCCACCCGGTTCCAGGAGAACCTGCTGCGCGACACCAACGACCTCGCCGTGCTGGTCGAGGACCCCGCGGAGCTGGCCGGCCTGTCCGACGGCACGATCGCCGCCGCGCGTGAGGCCGCCGCGTCCCGCGGTGTCGAGGGGTACCTGCTCACCCTGAACCTGCCCACCTCGCAGCCGCTGCTGTCCGCCCTGGAGAACCGGGCGCTGCGGGAACGGCTGTTCACCGCGTCGATCTCGCGCGGCAACCGCGGCAACGAGAACGACAACTCGGCCGTGCTGGCGCGGATCGTGCAGCTGCGCGCCGAGAAGGCCGCCCTGCTCGGCCACCCCAACCACGCGGCGTACGTGATCTCCGACGAGACCGCCCGCACCGCCGAGGCCGCCGTCGGGCTGCTGGAACGGCTCGCGCCCGTCGCCGTGGCCAACGCCCGCCGCGATGCCGCCGAGCTGCAGACCTACCTCGGCCAGGACCACCCCGGCGCCACGCTCGAGCCGTGGGACTGGGCCTTCTACGCCGAGCGCGTCCGCAAGGCGAAGTTCGACCTCGACGACGCGACGCTGCGGCCGTACTTCGAGTTGGACCGGGTGGTGCGCGACGGCGTCCTGTTCGCGGCGAGCAAACTGTACGGGCTGCGCTTCACCGAACGCCACGACCTGCCCGTCTACCACCCGGATGTGCGGGTGTTCGAGGTCTTCGACGCCGACGGCAGCCCGCTGGGCCTGTTCCTCGGCGACTACTACACGCGCGACTCCAAGCGCGGCGGCGCCTGGATGAACACCTTCGTCGACCAATCGCACCTACTGGGCGAACGGCCGGTGGTGGTCAACAACCTCAACATCGCCAAGCCGCCTGCCGGTGAGCCGACGCTGCTCACCTTCGACGAGGTCACGACGCTGTTCCACGAGTTCGGGCACGCGTTGCACGCGCTGGTGTCGGACGTGCGCTACCCGAAGTTCTCCGGCACCAACGTGCCGCGGGACTTCGTGGAGTACCCGTCGCAGGTCAACGAGATGTGGATGCTGTGGCCGGAGGTGCTGGCGAACTACGCCAAGCACCACGAGACCGGGGAGCCGCTGCCGCAGCGCCTGGTGGAGCGGCTGGAAGAGTCGGCCCAGTACGGCCAGCCCTTCGCCACCACCGAGTACCTGGCCGCGTCGCTGCTGGACCAGGCCTGGCACGGGCTGGGCACCGAGGACGCGGTCGGCGACCTCGCCTCGTTCGAGGCCGCGGCGCTGGAGAAGGCCGGGGTGGCGGTGCCGGCGATCCCGCCGCGCTACCGCAGCACCTACTTCGCGCACGTGTTCAGCGGCGGCTACTCGGCCGGGTACTACTCCTACATCTGGAGCGAGGTGCTCGACGCCGACACCGTGGAGTGGTTCAAGGAGAACGGCGGCCTCAGGCGCGAGAACGGCGACCACTTCCGGGCCACGCTGCTCTCCCGCGGCGGCTCCGGTGACCCGATGGGCTTCTTCCGCGCCTTCCGCGGCCGCGACCCGGAAATCGCGCCGCTCCTGGCGCGGCGCGGCCTGACCGGCGCGTGA
- a CDS encoding histidine phosphatase family protein, which translates to MATVILLRHGRSTANGSGVLAGRTPKVGLDDTGRAQARALVERLAGVPLAEVVCSPMLRCKNTVAPLVAERGLTRTVEPRLSEVDYGEWTGRELKDLVKEPLWRVVQAHPSAAVFPGGEGLAGMQARAVAAVREHDARITAEHGDHAVWLLCSHGDVLKSILADALGQHLDAFQRIVVDPASISVVRYTEVRPFVVRVNDHSADLAGVVPPVPKRGRKKKTSSDAEIGGSTGQKGRAG; encoded by the coding sequence GTGGCTACCGTGATCCTGCTCCGGCACGGCCGCTCGACCGCGAACGGTTCGGGCGTGCTGGCCGGGCGGACCCCCAAGGTCGGGCTCGACGACACCGGCCGCGCGCAGGCGCGGGCGCTCGTCGAGCGGCTGGCCGGCGTGCCGCTGGCCGAGGTCGTGTGCTCGCCGATGCTGCGCTGCAAGAACACGGTGGCCCCGCTCGTCGCCGAGCGGGGCCTGACCCGCACCGTCGAACCGCGGCTGTCCGAAGTGGACTACGGCGAGTGGACCGGCCGCGAGCTGAAGGACCTGGTCAAGGAACCGCTGTGGCGGGTCGTGCAGGCCCACCCCTCGGCCGCGGTGTTCCCCGGCGGTGAGGGCCTGGCCGGCATGCAGGCCCGCGCGGTCGCCGCGGTGCGCGAGCACGACGCGCGGATCACCGCCGAGCACGGCGACCACGCCGTCTGGCTGCTGTGCAGCCACGGCGACGTGCTCAAGTCCATCCTGGCCGACGCGCTGGGGCAGCACCTGGACGCGTTCCAGCGGATCGTGGTGGACCCGGCGTCGATCTCCGTGGTCCGCTACACCGAGGTGCGCCCGTTCGTGGTGCGCGTCAACGACCACAGCGCGGATCTGGCCGGGGTGGTGCCGCCGGTGCCGAAGCGCGGTAGGAAGAAGAAGACGTCCTCCGACGCGGAGATCGGAGGGTCGACAGGACAGAAGGGCCGCGCTGGATGA